The following coding sequences are from one Aethina tumida isolate Nest 87 chromosome 2, icAetTumi1.1, whole genome shotgun sequence window:
- the LOC109598824 gene encoding replication protein A 70 kDa DNA-binding subunit, which produces MSNQYNLTEGALQVLLTGAEYENAIIQVLASKKIQSKSTDGGRYRLLISDGKHTISFAMLTTQNNPVEIPNNSVVKIKKSITSVVNNSNRGEQKILLIIDFDILVDGSEVGHKIGNPTPLTGDSSSNSSSNNAPSTSNSNANNYSSEKPKAAAPSSSNVTLGGDGAPLTHPISSLSPYHNKWVIKVRVSNKSNIRTWSNSKGEGKLFNVDFIDESGEIRCTAFRDLVDKFYDMLQVDKVYYVSKCMLKPANKQFSNIKNEYEMTMTNETVIQECQDADTNIPQTQFDFTSIDKIANIEVGTLIDVIGICQSASELQTFMARSTGRELKKKEVTLIDQSKTAITLTLWGNEAENFDATNNPVIVVKSAKVGEFGGGKNLSLLGSSQFRVNPELSECYKMRGWYDSEGGNIDANNISTRTGAGSFNTPWMSFKEVQDQQLGNAEKGDYYQVMGTVLLMRGENLIYKACPMEKCNKKIVDLETGMYRCEKCRTEYPNFKYRLLGSMNVGDWSGNQWVSMFSSEVEKVLGMTAEEVGKQVEENPQAMSSIADKANFKQFVLKCRAKMETYNDEARLKTVAIQINPIDYETYNTHLIERIQQLMSA; this is translated from the exons ATGTCgaatcaatataatttgacCGAAGGAGCCCTTCAG gtATTGCTCACTGGCGCCGAGTACGAAAATGCAATAATCCAAGTGCTGGCCTCCAAAAAAATACAATCCAAATCAACAGACGGCGGACGCTATCGTTTGCTCATATCTGATGGGAAACATACAATTTCATTTGCTATGCTTACAACCCAAAATAACCCTGTGGAAATCCCAAATAACTCCGTTgtgaaaataaagaaatccaTCACCAGTGTTGTCAACAATTCGAACAGGGGAGAACA AAAAATCCTCTTGATAATAGATTTTGATATTCTGGTTGACGGAAGTGAAGTTGGACATAAAATAGGAAACCCCACTCCTTTAACTGGTGATTCATCCAGCAATTCCTCCTCAAATAATGCTCCAAGCACCAGTAACAGCAATGCCAACAATTATTCATCTGAAAAACCCAAAGCTGCTGCTCCAAGCTCATCCAATGTTACTCTTGGAGGAGATGGGGCACCATTAACACATCCCATTTCTAGTCTCAGCCCTTATCACAACAA ATGGGTTATCAAAGTGAGAGTTTCAAACAAATCAAACATCCGTACTTGGTCTAACAGTAAAGGTGAAGGAAAGCTGTTCAATGTGGATTTCATTGATGAAAGTGGGGAGATCCGGTGCACTGCTTTTAGAGACTTAgttgacaaattttatgatatgttgcag GTTGACAAAGTCTATTATGTAAGCAAGTGTATGTTGAAACCAGCTAACAAGCAATTCAGTAATATCAAAAATGAGTATGAAATGACTATGACCAATGAAACTGTTATTCAAGAATGTCAGGATGCAGATACCAACATTCCCCAAACTCAATTTGATTTCACTTCCATTGATAAGATTGCAAATATTGAAGTTGGAACTCTTATTG ATGTTATTGGAATATGTCAGAGTGCCTCTGAGTTACAAACATTTATGGCTCGTTCTACTGGTAGAGAGTTGAAGAAGAAGGAAGTAACACTCATTGATCAGTCTAAAACTGcg ATCACCCTTACTCTTTGGGGTAATGAGGCCGAGAATTTCGACGCCACCAATAATCCAGTAATAGTAGTTAAGAGTGCCAAAGTTGGTGAATTTGGTGGTGGTAAAAATCTGTCTTTGTTAGGCAGCAGCCAATTCAGAGTTAATCCGGAGTTGTCAGAGTGTTACAAAATGAGGGGATGGTATGATTCTGAGGGAGGAAATATTGATGCCAACAATATAAGTACCAGAACAGGAGCCGGTAGTTTTAACACACCATGGATGAGTTTCAAGGAAGTTCAGGATCAACAATTGGGCAATGCTGAAAAGGGTGATTATTACCAAGTTATGGGTACAGTTCTGCTTATGAGAGgcgaaaatttgatttataaagcTTGTCCAAtggaaaaatgtaacaaaaagaTTGTTGATTTGGAAACTGGTATGTATAGATGTGAGAAATGCAGAACAGAATACCCAAATTTCAAATACCGCTTGCTTGGCAGT aTGAATGTTGGTGATTGGAGTGGTAATCAATGGGTCAGCATGTTTAGTTCAGAAGTTGAAAAGGTCCTGGGAATGACAGCTGAAGAAGTAGGTAAGCAAGTTGAAGAGAACCCTCAAGCTATGAGTTCCATTGCTGATAAGGCTAACTTCAAGCAATTTGTACTCAAGTGCAGAGCTAAAATGGAGACTTATAAT gatGAAGCTCGTCTTAAAACTGTGGCCATTCAGATTAATCCAATAGATTATGAGACATATAATACACACCTAATTGAAAGAATTCAGCAACTTATGAGtgcataa